AGCCGGCGTGGCGTCCAACTCGAACCATGGGTCGGCCTCACGCACCGTGTTCAATGCCTTCTCGATTCCTCCTCGCACCCGAGCAAGAATTCCCTTGGTGTCCTTGGCCTCGCCCGAGTCGACCAGCACAAAGCAGCCCAGCTCGCCCCTTAGCCTCTCGACCGTGAGTTCCGGCTTGAACTCGACCAGACACAGTCCCCCCACGGAGGCCAGAACGTGGTCCATCATCCCCCCGGGCTCGCCAAACTCCACCACCTCGGCCTGATGGGCCCACTTCGCCAGCTGAAAGGGATCCACACTCTTGGCTCCCGCGGAATAGGCTACAAGGAAGCGGGTCCACGCCACACACAGCGCCGAGGAGCTTGCGGTCCCTGAATTGATGGGAATGTTGCCCCTGACCGTCGCACGGACACCCTTCGGCAGGGGCACCCCTGAGCGCCAGAGCACATTGACCACACTGCGAAGATAGTCCCGCTCAAGCTCGTAGCTCAGGGGAAACGAAGCGGGAAACTCCTGACGGGCCCCGATATCCGGCAGCTCGATCGCGTAGATCCCCGAATCGTCGAAGTCGCCCTCAATCCAGATGCGCAGATTGATCGCGGCTGCGATCACAGGCAAGCCCAGGTAATCCTGGTGCTCGCCGAAGAGGCAGATCCGCCCCGGGGCCGATACCCGCAGTCTACCGATCATGTCCTACGAACTCCGAGGACCGTACCGAACCAGCTTACCAGGCGCGCGATCAAGTCGTTCGCTTCAGGGCCCCATAACATATCGCTGCCGCGGCCGGCAGCGAAGTAAATCCGGTAATAGGACGAGCCGTGAGGAGAACTTTGCTGAAGTTGCTGGACGATGGGAGCCGCAGCGGCATCATTGTAGCTGGCCACGGCGAATAGGGGGCGCGGTCTGGTCCGCAGCTCTTCGAGGACCGAGTCGGACAGGACAGGGGATAACAGGGCAATCGCGGCCAGGCAGGGCGACGTCGTGAGGGACTGGAGGACAAGATCTGCGCTCTCCGCACAGGCCACCGCCCCCACCCGTTCTGGATCCACGTAGTCAGCTCTCCGCAGGTAATCGAGCAGATAC
The sequence above is a segment of the candidate division KSB1 bacterium genome. Coding sequences within it:
- a CDS encoding GHMP kinase, yielding MIGRLRVSAPGRICLFGEHQDYLGLPVIAAAINLRIWIEGDFDDSGIYAIELPDIGARQEFPASFPLSYELERDYLRSVVNVLWRSGVPLPKGVRATVRGNIPINSGTASSSALCVAWTRFLVAYSAGAKSVDPFQLAKWAHQAEVVEFGEPGGMMDHVLASVGGLCLVEFKPELTVERLRGELGCFVLVDSGEAKDTKGILARVRGGIEKALNTVREADPWFELDATPASRLQRYKALLPAEQWALLAGAIHNRDITRKALRVLQGTRIDRRKLGLLLLEHQQVLRDYLQVSTPRIDSLIQTALEAGAYGAKLNGSGGGGALFAYAPEEPERVRAALGAAGLRAEVVYVDSGARVESVGDGKAPHPFA